A genomic stretch from Arachis stenosperma cultivar V10309 chromosome 3, arast.V10309.gnm1.PFL2, whole genome shotgun sequence includes:
- the LOC130967840 gene encoding uncharacterized protein LOC130967840, with the protein MEIEGSQAVVANKVWNIVRVLFFMLRKGIAKSKLVMEFHSILKRGKLAGKALLNTLIFNHHHHHLTCRSHDTHLSFISPRLTTDYEFSCSNSPAVKVNRLRSTIKRTKHHSKYDDVSTLTAVQKVLEMLNNTDQNKVDASPLVTLSGFGKSPIGKQLRVTDSPFPLKDEGDNGQVDMAAEEFIRRFYKELNMQKKLALESPNYHNYYSTWDR; encoded by the coding sequence ATGGAAATAGAGGGAAGCCAAGCGGTGGTGGCAAACAAGGTATGGAACATAGTAAGAGTATTATTCTTCATGTTGAGAAAGGGAATAGCGAAGAGCAAACTGGTCATGGAGTTCCATTCCATTCTGAAACGAGGCAAACTCGCCGGTAAGGCTTTGCTCAACACCCTCATCTTCAaccaccatcaccaccaccTCACGTGCCGCTCACACGACACACACCTCTCCTTCATCTCTCCCCGCCTCACCACCGACTACGAGTTCAGCTGCAGCAACAGCCCCGCCGTCAAAGTCAACCGTTTACGCTCCACCATCAAACGCACCAAACACCACTCCAAATACGACGACGTTTCAACCCTCACCGCCGTTCAGAAAGTCCTTGAAATGTTGAATAACACTGATCAAAACAAGGTTGACGCTTCGCCTCTCGTCACATTGTCAGGGTTCGGTAAGAGCCCTATTGGGAAACAGTTGAGGGTTACCGATTCACCCTTCCCTCTCAAGGACGAAGGTGATAACGGCCAAGTTGACATGGCTGCCGAGGAATTCATCAGGAGGTTTTACAAGGAACTCAACATGCAGAAAAAACTCGCTCTTGAGTCTCCTAATTACCATAACTACTACTCTACTTGGGACAGATAG